A portion of the [Limnothrix rosea] IAM M-220 genome contains these proteins:
- a CDS encoding SIMPL domain-containing protein: MIRKKFWLPIFTGLICLGCTTSVIADDQATLLRTITVTGQGQEAIATSLSKVRLGVEVKGKTAEQVQAEMANRSQQVVEFLKGKNVEKLTTTGINLQPQYDWSGDERRLIGYIATNTVSFEVPTESAGSIMDEAVQAGATRIDGISFRATDEAIAAAEKIALGEASQDAKTQAEVVLESLGLNSQEIIQIQVNGSQPATPMPLVRAESFAMTASDTAVTPVEGGEQNVNASVTLTIRY; the protein is encoded by the coding sequence ATGATCCGCAAAAAATTTTGGTTGCCTATCTTTACAGGATTGATTTGTTTGGGATGTACGACTAGTGTAATTGCTGACGACCAGGCCACATTACTCCGAACCATTACCGTCACTGGGCAAGGACAAGAGGCGATCGCCACCAGTTTATCCAAGGTGCGTTTAGGCGTGGAAGTCAAAGGCAAAACCGCCGAACAGGTTCAGGCAGAGATGGCGAACCGGAGCCAGCAGGTGGTGGAATTTCTTAAGGGGAAAAATGTCGAAAAATTGACCACCACAGGCATTAATCTGCAGCCCCAATATGATTGGAGTGGTGATGAGCGTCGTTTAATTGGCTATATCGCGACCAACACCGTCAGTTTTGAAGTGCCGACAGAATCTGCAGGCAGCATCATGGATGAAGCGGTTCAGGCGGGGGCAACGCGCATTGATGGTATTTCCTTTCGGGCAACTGATGAGGCGATCGCCGCCGCTGAGAAAATTGCCCTCGGAGAAGCCTCCCAAGATGCCAAAACCCAAGCCGAAGTTGTCCTCGAATCCCTTGGCTTAAATTCCCAGGAGATCATTCAAATTCAGGTCAATGGTAGCCAGCCTGCAACACCAATGCCTTTAGTTCGTGCTGAAAGCTTTGCGATGACGGCCAGTGATACAGCCGTGACACCAGTAGAAGGCGGTGAGCAAAACGTAAATGCTTCGGTGACTTTGACCATTCGCTATTAA
- a CDS encoding RnfABCDGE type electron transport complex subunit D encodes MPFSDVRDFQIAVLSGFLLLGVYTRDWTLHLDWVAFTMAACVLTQWLFSLYFATRNSPEEKKLKIKPILISGLRSSLITALGLSLLLRTNHMGVLILAGCLAIASKFLLKYEKKHFFNPANFGIISVLLLTNDAWVSPGQWGTDWWYLILFFSAAGLVLNKVGRWDTSIAFLASYGGLEILRNFWLGWTWDVVLLQLSSGSLLLFAFFMLTDPRSIPNAKKGRIFWAISIALLTFILQNGVYSSSAIFWALFALAPSTIVIDKIWKGKRFNWQKPEPSNIQTENNDLFVPAINLA; translated from the coding sequence ATGCCCTTTAGTGATGTTCGTGATTTTCAGATCGCGGTTTTATCTGGCTTTTTATTATTAGGTGTCTATACAAGAGATTGGACATTACATTTAGATTGGGTCGCTTTTACAATGGCTGCCTGTGTGCTGACTCAATGGCTATTTAGTCTTTATTTTGCAACGCGAAATTCTCCTGAGGAGAAAAAACTAAAAATTAAACCTATTTTGATTTCTGGGTTACGCAGTTCTTTGATTACAGCTTTAGGTTTGTCGCTATTGCTCAGGACAAATCATATGGGTGTTTTGATACTGGCGGGTTGTTTGGCGATCGCCAGTAAATTTTTGCTCAAATACGAAAAAAAGCATTTCTTTAACCCCGCCAATTTTGGCATTATCAGCGTATTGCTCCTAACCAATGACGCATGGGTTTCACCGGGACAATGGGGCACTGATTGGTGGTATCTCATTTTATTCTTCTCTGCCGCTGGTCTAGTGCTAAACAAAGTCGGGCGTTGGGATACATCCATTGCCTTTCTTGCGAGTTATGGTGGCTTAGAAATTCTGCGAAACTTCTGGCTCGGCTGGACTTGGGATGTGGTGCTGTTGCAACTATCTAGTGGTTCTTTGTTACTTTTTGCCTTTTTTATGTTGACCGATCCGCGCTCGATTCCCAATGCGAAAAAAGGACGAATTTTCTGGGCAATTAGTATTGCTTTGCTCACCTTTATTTTACAAAATGGCGTTTATTCTTCTAGTGCAATTTTCTGGGCTTTATTTGCTTTAGCACCAAGCACAATTGTCATAGACAAAATTTGGAAAGGGAAACGTTTCAACTGGCAAAAACCAGAGCCGAGTAATATCCAAACTGAGAATAATGATTTGTTTGTTCCAGCGATTAATTTAGCGTGA
- a CDS encoding sugar transferase encodes MTVYRQFDALKLLTAIARQGSVVTFPVARDYPSALQKVLNGAFAKRTFDICFSLGVLIFLSPLYLTIALIIKLSSPGPVFYVQRRVGKNYKAFGCIKFRTMVLDADQVLEEMLRRSPALRAEFEQDFKLKKDPRITAIGRFLRLTSLDEFPQFWNVLMGDMSIVGPRPLVPREIYKYGRHMDKVLTIRPGLTGLWQVSGRNDLPYATRVRMDSYYVHHRHWFMDFWIVCKTIFVMLVPKNNGAY; translated from the coding sequence ATGACAGTTTATCGGCAATTTGACGCGCTCAAGCTGCTCACTGCGATCGCAAGGCAGGGATCGGTTGTGACCTTTCCTGTGGCTCGGGATTACCCTTCCGCGCTCCAAAAGGTGCTCAATGGTGCTTTTGCGAAACGTACTTTCGATATTTGTTTTTCCCTTGGTGTACTGATTTTTTTGTCGCCACTCTATCTCACGATCGCCCTCATTATTAAGCTTTCTTCGCCGGGGCCTGTGTTTTATGTCCAGCGGCGCGTTGGCAAAAACTACAAAGCTTTTGGTTGTATTAAATTCCGCACTATGGTGCTTGATGCGGATCAAGTACTTGAGGAGATGTTGCGGCGATCGCCCGCACTACGTGCCGAATTTGAGCAGGATTTTAAACTAAAAAAAGATCCCCGCATTACGGCGATCGGTCGCTTCTTGCGCTTAACGAGTCTCGATGAATTTCCGCAGTTTTGGAATGTGCTCATGGGTGATATGAGTATTGTTGGCCCGCGCCCCCTTGTGCCCCGCGAGATTTATAAATATGGTCGTCACATGGATAAAGTATTGACCATTCGTCCGGGTCTAACGGGTCTTTGGCAAGTGTCTGGCCGTAATGATCTTCCCTACGCGACAAGGGTCAGAATGGATTCTTATTATGTCCATCACCGCCATTGGTTTATGGATTTCTGGATTGTCTGTAAAACCATTTTTGTGATGCTTGTCCCCAAAAATAATGGTGCTTATTAA
- a CDS encoding TatA/E family twin arginine-targeting protein translocase, translating to MNVFGIGLPEMALIFVIALLVFGPKKLPEIGRTLGKTLKSFQDASNEFQEEFKKEADKMEKTVSMQARLEESETEKAEKVEVEEVKTETSSTEA from the coding sequence ATGAACGTTTTCGGCATCGGCCTTCCAGAAATGGCGCTTATTTTTGTCATTGCCCTACTGGTATTTGGCCCCAAAAAGCTACCGGAGATTGGTCGTACCCTCGGTAAAACCCTTAAAAGTTTTCAGGATGCCTCCAATGAGTTTCAGGAAGAGTTTAAAAAAGAAGCTGACAAAATGGAAAAGACTGTTTCTATGCAGGCTCGCCTAGAGGAAAGCGAAACGGAAAAGGCGGAGAAAGTTGAGGTGGAGGAGGTTAAGACTGAAACTTCTTCTACGGAAGCTTAG
- a CDS encoding glycosyltransferase, with product MTRYAFVHEWLTPYATGGSELVVKEILQDIDADLYALIDFESTNPDSYLFGREIGTSFLQNFPRAKYGLQNYLPLMPIAVEQLNLENYDVILSSSHAVAKGVITRPQQLHICYCHTPMRYAWDLTFDYLNNSGLGKGIKGIVARYLLHRLRQWDVISANQVDYFIANSRWTAQRIWRCYRRKAEVIYPPVNIERFPFVEKKEDFYVTVSRLVPYKKVSLIVQAFNELGKNLVVIGGGTELEELRAIAQPNVQILGRQPDNVVEKYLSQAKAYVYAGCEDFGIVLVEAQACGTPVIAFGQGGARETVRDIRSDPSGTGILFLEQSTKSLVEAVKQFEQAQEKISAAACRTQAQRFAANTFRQSYVEFVNNCQAKAG from the coding sequence ATGACCCGTTATGCATTTGTTCATGAATGGCTGACTCCCTATGCCACTGGCGGTTCTGAATTGGTCGTAAAGGAAATTCTTCAAGATATCGATGCGGATCTGTACGCACTAATTGATTTTGAATCGACCAATCCCGATAGTTATCTTTTCGGCCGAGAAATCGGGACGAGCTTTCTCCAAAACTTTCCCCGCGCGAAATACGGCTTGCAAAATTATTTGCCCCTAATGCCGATCGCCGTTGAACAGCTCAATCTCGAAAACTATGATGTGATTCTCTCGTCATCCCATGCCGTCGCCAAGGGCGTGATCACTCGTCCCCAGCAGCTCCATATCTGCTATTGCCATACGCCGATGCGGTATGCGTGGGATCTCACCTTTGACTATTTAAATAATTCTGGCTTGGGTAAAGGCATTAAGGGCATTGTCGCGCGCTACCTTTTGCACCGATTGCGGCAATGGGATGTGATCTCCGCGAATCAAGTCGATTATTTTATTGCCAACTCTCGATGGACAGCCCAACGAATTTGGCGCTGCTATCGTCGTAAGGCTGAGGTGATTTATCCGCCCGTTAACATTGAACGCTTTCCTTTTGTTGAAAAAAAAGAAGATTTTTACGTCACGGTTTCTCGTTTAGTGCCCTATAAAAAAGTCTCATTAATCGTTCAGGCTTTTAACGAATTGGGCAAAAACTTAGTGGTCATCGGCGGGGGAACAGAGCTAGAAGAATTACGGGCGATCGCCCAGCCAAATGTCCAGATCCTTGGCCGACAACCCGATAATGTTGTGGAAAAATACCTATCCCAAGCGAAAGCTTACGTTTATGCGGGCTGCGAAGACTTCGGGATCGTCCTCGTCGAAGCCCAAGCCTGTGGCACACCTGTGATTGCCTTTGGACAAGGTGGCGCTCGTGAAACTGTCCGTGATATACGTTCTGACCCATCCGGAACGGGTATTCTATTTCTAGAACAGTCTACAAAATCATTAGTCGAAGCTGTAAAGCAGTTTGAACAGGCTCAGGAAAAGATTTCTGCGGCAGCCTGCCGAACCCAAGCCCAACGGTTTGCCGCTAACACTTTTCGACAAAGCTATGTAGAATTTGTAAACAACTGTCAAGCAAAGGCTGGGTAG